The proteins below are encoded in one region of Paenarthrobacter ilicis:
- a CDS encoding SRPBCC family protein — protein MSTVTDVFDSPAASVWKVIADGWLYSGWVVGASRIRAVDDAWPRAGAKLHHSVGTWPFLIDDSSSVTSSEPGRMIELLARGWPMGEAKVLITLEELGEGRCRVSIAEDAVRGPGKMIPKVLRDPTIGIRNRETLRRLKLMAAGGAGRLS, from the coding sequence ATGTCTACAGTGACCGACGTATTCGACTCACCCGCAGCCAGCGTCTGGAAAGTCATTGCCGACGGCTGGCTCTACTCGGGGTGGGTAGTGGGTGCCTCCAGGATCCGCGCCGTCGATGATGCCTGGCCGCGCGCCGGAGCAAAACTGCACCATTCAGTAGGAACCTGGCCGTTCCTGATCGATGACAGCAGCAGCGTGACCAGCTCCGAGCCCGGGCGGATGATCGAGCTCCTGGCCCGCGGCTGGCCGATGGGTGAGGCCAAGGTCCTGATCACCCTTGAAGAACTGGGGGAGGGGCGATGCAGGGTGTCCATCGCCGAGGACGCTGTCCGCGGCCCCGGCAAGATGATTCCCAAGGTGCTGCGCGATCCCACCATCGGTATCCGCAACCGGGAAACACTTCGACGCCTGAAATTGATGGCAGCAGGTGGGGCCGGCCGCCTCAGCTGA
- a CDS encoding hydroxymethylglutaryl-CoA lyase — MNRFQSPLAATLGNAVLRDVTLRDGLQLTGKLLPTAQKIETVRELLRLGVPAIELGSMARADLVPTMANTLEVVAALTPGELEKCWIWVATPGHVAKAAAAGARNFQYCLSASDSHNLANIGRTTEQSLAVLPEAVQYARAVDGRIQLCIATSFTCPFEGYVPEDRVLAIANDPRAEGTADIVICDTLGQAIPAQVSRLIARVREESPARRIVYHGHDTWGLGVANTLAAIQAGASMVDGALGGLGGCPFAPGASGNTSSEDILFATRPGWLTPEVLGELVALSAKLLEELGEPNRSKAAQGTRSNAQAFDWVTSAPFS; from the coding sequence ATGAACCGGTTCCAGAGCCCCCTTGCCGCCACGCTCGGCAACGCCGTCCTCCGTGATGTCACTCTGCGGGACGGACTCCAGCTCACGGGCAAGCTCCTGCCAACTGCTCAGAAAATCGAGACCGTCCGGGAGCTGCTGCGCCTTGGTGTTCCGGCAATCGAGCTCGGTTCCATGGCGCGGGCGGACCTGGTGCCCACCATGGCCAATACGCTGGAAGTGGTGGCGGCTCTGACGCCCGGGGAACTGGAAAAGTGCTGGATCTGGGTTGCGACGCCAGGGCATGTAGCCAAGGCAGCAGCAGCCGGAGCCCGTAACTTCCAGTACTGCCTGTCCGCTTCGGACTCCCACAACCTGGCCAACATCGGCCGGACCACGGAGCAGAGCCTTGCCGTGCTGCCTGAAGCTGTGCAGTACGCGCGTGCAGTGGATGGCCGGATACAGCTCTGCATCGCCACGTCCTTCACCTGCCCTTTTGAGGGGTACGTACCGGAAGATCGCGTCCTGGCCATAGCGAACGATCCCCGCGCAGAAGGCACCGCGGACATCGTCATCTGCGATACCTTGGGCCAGGCCATTCCAGCCCAGGTTTCCCGGCTCATTGCCCGGGTGCGGGAGGAAAGCCCTGCACGCCGCATCGTGTACCACGGCCATGACACTTGGGGTTTGGGCGTAGCCAACACGCTGGCGGCCATCCAGGCGGGGGCCTCCATGGTGGACGGAGCTTTGGGCGGGCTGGGCGGATGTCCGTTCGCACCCGGGGCCAGCGGAAACACCTCCAGCGAGGACATTCTTTTCGCCACACGTCCTGGTTGGCTGACTCCGGAGGTACTCGGAGAACTGGTGGCCCTGTCCGCAAAGCTTCTGGAAGAGCTGGGCGAGCCCAACCGCTCCAAAGCGGCCCAAGGCACGCGTTCCAACGCCCAGGCTTTCGACTGGGTGACCAGCGCGCCGTTCAGCTGA